From one Pagrus major chromosome 21, Pma_NU_1.0 genomic stretch:
- the casq1a gene encoding calsequestrin-1a, translating to MKWTWVLVAVLLSFAGLSLGKDSLDFPEYDGKDRVHDLNAKNYKSVMKKYDVMVVYYHDHPGSSRVAQRQFEIEELALELVAQVLDEFDDEDIGVGVLDAKLDKAVAKKLGLDESDSVFIFTDDEVIEYDGEFAADTLVEFIFDVLEDPVEIIDNSRELKGFENIEEDIKLVGYFKSHKSEHFEAFADAAEEFHPHIKFFATFSPKVAKALDLKLNEVDFYEPFMDDPVVIPGKPYTEDELVDFIEDNDRPTLRKLQPHNMYEIWEDDVDGEHIVAFAEESDPDGFEFLEILKEVAEDNTENPDLSIVWIDPDDFPLLLPHWEKIFGIDLSHPQIGVVDADDADSVWLDMDDGDDMPSVDELEDWIEDVLSGEIDPDDDDDDDDDDDDDDDDDDDDDDDDDDDDDDDDDDDDDDDDDDDDDDDDDDDDDDDDDDDDDDDDDDDDDDDDDDDDDDDDY from the exons ATGAAGTGGACCTGGGTGCTTGTGGCAGTCTTGCTGTCCTTTGCGGGGCTATCATTGGGCAAGGATAGCTTGGACTTCCCAGAGTATGATGGAAAGGACCGTGTCCACGACCTCAATGCCAAGAACTATAAGTCTGTGATGAAGAAGTACGATGTCATGGTGGTGTACTACCATGACCATCCCGGATCCAGCCGCGTCGCCCAGAGACAGTTTGAGATTGAGGAGTTGGCCCTTGAG cttgTAGCCCAGGTCCTGGATGAGTTTGATGATGAGGATATCGGAGTCGGAGTCCTTGATGCAAAGCTCGACAAGGCCGTTGCAAAGAAATTAG GCCTTGATGAGTCCGACAGCGTCTTCATCTTCACAGACGATGAAGTCATAGAATATGATGGCGAATTCGCAGCAGACACTCTTGTGGAGTTCATCTTTGAT gTTCTTGAGGACCCAGTAGAAATTATTGACAATAGTAGGGAACTGAAAGGCTTTGAAAACATCGAAGAGGACATCAAATTGGTGGGCTACTTTAAGAGTCACAAGTCAGAAC attttgaGGCTTTTGCCGATGCTGCCGAAGAGTTCCATCCTCACATCAAGTTCTTTGCAACATTTAGTCCCAAG GTTGCCAAGGCTCTGGACCTGAAGCTCAATGAGGTTGACTTCTATGAACCCTTCATGGATGATCCAGTGGTCATCCCAGGAAAACCATACACTGAGGATGAGCTGGTGGATTTCATTGAAGATAATGACAG ACCAACCCTGAGGAAACTGCAACCACACAACATGTACGAGATCTGG GAGGACGATGTTGATGGTGAACACATCGTTGCTTTTGCAGAGGAGTCTGACCCAG ACGGTTTTGAGTTCCTTGAGATCCTGAAGGAAGTTGCAGAGGATAACACCGAGAACCCTGACCTCAGCATTGTCTGGATTGACCCTGACGACTTCCCCTTG CTTCTGCCCCACTGGGAGAAGATCTTTGGAATTGACCTGTCCCACCCACAGATTGGTGTTGTTGATGCTGATGAT GCTGACAGTGTGTGGTTGGACatggatgatggtgatgatatgCCATCTGTTGATGAACTGGAGGACTGGATTGAGGATGTTCTGTCAGGCGAAATCGATCccgacgatgatgatgatgatgatgacgatgatgatgacgatgacgacgatgatgacgatgatgacgatgatgatgatgatgacgatgatgacgatgatgacgacgacgacgatgatgatgacgatgatgatgatgacgacgacgatgatgatgatgatgacgacgacgatgacgacgacgatgatgatgacgacgatgatgatgatgatgacgacgacgacgatgatgacgacgatgatgatTATTAA